CAACTATTGTTTGAGATTATTACTACTCAAGGGAAATAAATAGTAAATACAGCACTTGGATGAATAGTAATAATCGAGTGTTTACGTATACTTTGAAATGATGTGATTATTAGCTATGGCACACGtttgtgcaaatttttattaaaactaccaaaagatagttgaaataaaaaagacagTTAATGTACAAAACCAAGATCATACAAAAACTGTTCCCCCTTGAAAACCGCAAACTATTTACATTAGGCAATTGATTAATTGAGCAGAATTTACACGAAATAATACACAAGACTTAGGCCACTAAATACAGACAGACAACatgataaaaatttggaaaaaaataccaCAGTACAAACAACATTAgcgattttcaaaaatatcatcGACTTTATGAACATTTTGGCAGGATGAGTTGAAATTTATGGAAAATGACGGAATTATTTCGCTCTAGCTATTACCCTACGAGTTAgaaaattatatcaaaatcATCACTGACTGTGAAGCCGGCCCTGCTTTTTGGGCGCCCCTTTGGGCACAGTGCCAACAATTCGTACCCTAGTCACTTGTCGGTTATCACTGAATTGGGGCGGCGGCGCTAAAACCGCCTCCGCACAGTTGTTGccaccgccgccgccgccgccaccacCACCGAACTCGGGCGGGGGCGGCAGGCAAAACTCGTCTTTTTCGTCGCTGTCGCCTTCCAGCGGGGGCGGCAGCTGGGCCAAGGAGACGGCGTGTCGCGATAACAAACCTagataaatgttttttttaattcaattcttTCCAATAATccggtttttatttattacctgTGTGTTGTCTGGGGGTTTTCGGTGAAGGCAATGTCATACTGTTGTGTTCTTGCACGATTGTTTCACCACCTGTTGGTACTTCCTGGTCCGAGCTCACACCCGATGAACTGTTATCGCCGTCTTCCATTGTGGCCACTTCGTTCTGCTTCTTCAAAAAGTCTTCAGGGTAAGACTTTGAAGATTTCAGGAGCGATTTGCCTTTTTGGATTTCTTCAACGCTGAAACTGTGCGGCATTGAACTGCTGCCCGAACTGCTGCCActggttaaaaaatatttttttgtataataattaacattaaaaacagAGGATGTTGTATTTGTGAGTGCAAATTGGATCATTTCCGGGAATTTAAATTTGCCACCACTTGCACCGTATCcatggctttaattttaatttttttgacatttacaatattttctaCAGTTTGTGACAATGTCACTGCCCACAGGGCTCATTTCACACGCCACACGCGTTAAAAGCCTTTACAAAAAAGCTTTACGTAACTTAGAATCATGGTACGACCGACGAGAAGTGTATCGTTATCACGCCGTTTTAATGCGAGCTCGTTTCGACCAAAACATTAATGTTAAAGACGCAACAATTGCCAAAACACTGCTAGAAAACGGCGAAGAAGAATTATTCAAACGCCAACATTGGCATGTTCGGAAATTTGTTAATTCTCCCGGAGGTACGGCCTATTTGAGAGAAGTGACACCGCCTGATTGGATTCTTGACTACTGGCACCCGTTGGAAAAGGCGCAATATCCCGAATATTTCGCACGGAGGGAGCAAAGAAAACGCGAGTTTGTAAAGTTCTGGCAGAAACAATTCCAGAATCTggatgataaaaataaaaataacaataaataatacctGGTGTTACTATTCCCGCTGTTTTCGACTGGTCTAGGTCCCACAATGTGTTCTTTTAACTCTTCTTCGCTTTCGCGTTCTGATTCGCTACAACTGTAATCGGGTTCTGGGATTGGCGGTGCAGCGTTTCCTTGCACCATCACCATTGATTTACTTGAACTAAGTTTTCGTCTGCGTTCTCTCGTTCCTGCTGAACTATGCGATCTTGACGCTCTCATCGGTTGAGCGTAAGGATTTGACGGTGAAGACACAACTGTTGGTTTAAAAGTGGAATAATTCGTTCGCATACTGTGCGATTTTCGGACGTGGGGACGCGAAGAATGCGATGGTAGACTTTTCGATCTGTACCCAACTGTCTTCATGTCTTCAGGCGAGGCGTAAAGTTTGGCGTTTGCTGTGGGTTTGAACGACGAAACCACGTTTTCTTCCAGTTCTGCAAGATGGGAATTAAGTGATTAAGTGTTTATTGATTATTATCGTCATTACCAATTTCTTTGCTGAGAGAGTCGTAGTCGGACTGCCCCCGCGACACTTCCACCTTCACGACTTGCACGATTGGTGGCGGCGGTGGCGGTGGATGTGTTGGGGGCGGCAACGCCCTCGCTAAATCCTCCTGACTTCGGTGGTTTTTACTCAAATGAGACGCCGCAACTTCTTGCGCTAAATCCGGAGTCGAGTGAAAATCGCGATGTAATTCACCACTACTATAAAGTGTAGAGAAGCGCACTTTTGACTTGTTTTTACTTCGTTTCATTTCGGCAACGCTGGCATAGACCCGAGTTTTAGCCGGTGAAGACGGAGTGTCTTGAAACCGCGAACTGCTCATTAAATGTTTGGATTTATCGTCGGTTTTTTGCCTTTGGAACAGCTCCTCAAGTTCGGCCGAAGTGATCCGATTTGAGGTTGGTCGTTGTCGGATCGAAGCCGTCCTGAGTTGAACCGGTGTTGAAATTGACTCAGCTGAGCTTGATTTTGCGATATCTTCAGTCTCTTCTTTTTCTCCTATTTCGAGGCCTGCGACCATGCTTTTGGCGCGCGCTCTGCCCACGCTGAGGGTGGTTTTGGGGTCGCGACGCGGGGGTAGTGGCGCTTGGCCCATTTTGCGGGGTAGGGTGGCGTATTGCCGGCTGAGGGGCACCTCGCTAGGGCCgggcaaaattgttgatttgCTCATTGGGAGTGTGGTAATGGGGGCTAAACTCATCACTGTCATTTGGACTAAATCACCGGATTTCCGGATCAAATCTACAACGTGTTCGTGTGAGGCCGATGAAACGTCCTCGTTGTTGATTTCGAGGAGAAAATCGCCTTTTTTCAAGCCGGCTCGATCGGCGACTCCGCCAGGATCCACGTCGTCTAAATACTGCAAAGCGGGGCATTTATCACTTGGGGTTAGTTCCATCAGAGGCGAGGTGGCTTTTGCTCCGCGGAGGATGAAGCCGAAGCCTTTGCGGCCGCGGTGCAGGACGACAGTGCGGGGCTCAGACTCtccataactaaaaaaaattgtttttttaacgatttttttttcacttttttcactTTCGTGGGAGTTGTACCTTTTTTTCAGTCGTGGTGCCGTGGCGAAATGTTTGGTGGTGTTTTCACGCCGGCCTAAAACGCGCCCATTGGTGGTTTTCGCGTCTCTTGCTACCATCATGGGTGCTTGAATGTTGTGATGTCTGAGACGAACCTCTTGCACACAATGCGATGGAAACAAACCGCTTTTATTGCCACCACTTCGCGTGGTTCCTTCAAGTAAACCATCGTCCGTAGTCCCGGTcactaataaattttttggaaaaaattactaatttggaCACACCCTGAACAATGAAacgtaattgttttttgagtTCGTCCCAGCGGCAAGGTCACCAAGATGATTAAAATCGAATTGAGATAAATGATTTGATCATTGGACCAACCTTCGATGATGTCTCCCTCTCTGATGTTGATATGTCCATCCTCTTGTGTGCTGTACGCCTCGATACAGACGACCATAGTTCCGGGAGTCGCCAAATAGGTGGTGTCCGAGTTAGCTGTCCCAACTCCGGAGCTATCGCTGATGATATCACTCGTGTCTCCGAGACTCTTATCTGCAACACCCAGTGCAAGCACTGAGTTGCATCAAATCATTTACAAAACGTGCAGTAATGCAGATGGTTGTGCAATGCACACGGAAGCATGCAATAAGAGATAAATAAGCGTCCGGAGTTTGGCGGACCAAACTCCGGTTCAGTAGTTTTTGAAACACAGCAGACGACTATAAATACCTGTGACGATGCTGGCAGTGTCTGTTTCGTGGCCTGGGGGCGCACTGCTGCTATCGCTTAGACTGGAACTTGCAGAACTGAAAGGGGCCGAGGAGCGGTCGCTGGGACAGGGACTTGGAGGTAGGGCTAAGGTGGTCATGGATGGGGCTCTGTTCAGCCATCCCAGAGCTGACCTACGCTTCGGATTATAGCTGGGTGGGCCGCGGTACGGGACTGAAATTTTAACGCTAAATTGCTAGAAAGTGCTCAAAGGCTATTAAATCGCTAACACATCGAACACATGGTTGCACTTCTATCTACACACACACACAAATTGGGAAAAATTACCTCgcacttgatttttttgggcCGGTAATCACACGCTTCTTGGCTTTTATTTAagtggaataaaaaaaataattctacgCAAACCACTGGGGATTTTACCAATACCTTCCATTGGAAAACTACTCGACAAGCAAAAACTAAGTTCGGGGAATACGGGACGAAAAAGGATAACaacagtttaattaattactttgaaatagccgttaaaaaaacaataaaatattatttgctTTATTATTAGCACACATTTAATCCAAAAACCTAATATTCACTACTTAAAAAATCAACGAATTGAGTCGACATTTTAGTCTTTTTaatcttaaaatttgaataattacaaaaagtggatcaaaaatataaaaatttcgagTAAAATAAACCGAGAAATTCCATTTTTCGGTCAATCAGTTGactattttatgaaaaatttctttgagATTACCGAAAAAATCGTTGAAATTGGTCAAGAATTGAgtaatttttgcctaaatacGTCAGAACTTGATTTTCATTTTACTTACCATTCACTGTATTTGCACGTTTTTCAgtcaaaaacgcaattatctTGCGAAATTTCGGGTAAAGAAAACCCAAAAATCGCTGAATTGAATCGAAAATatggttaattttaaaaaatattcagcgAAAGATTTAACATGTTTTTAATGACATCAGATCTTTCTTAGTTTCGAGTAGTAgtgtgtatatttttttgtgataagTTTAAAGTAATAAGCTAAAGGCAATTCATTCCTTGGAAGCAGAATTGCCCgtaattcagtatttttcGTTTCGAAAGGGTAGACAAATTTATGtcatttgcataaaaacacagtttAATCTGGCGGTATaattgtatttgttttttttttgcggAAGACTTGGAGCGTAACCAGCTGAATCTAAATATCGTATGAAATGTTAATACCAGAAATTTTAAGAAACCAACATCCGCAGTATTTTACTCACTAGTTCCTGCATAACAAATGATACACGAACGGGAAAGAGTCTTGTCAAAAAAACAGCAACAtgctgaagaaaaaaatagggAAAAAAACACgattcaaaaatttcttttcgtGCAATAAAGATGCAACCATGCCTCGGAACCAAACTTACCAACATCCTCCTGTCTGTAATTCTGGATGATTTCCGCCAATTCCATATTGCCAGCAATAACAGCGACTTGACACGGCGTCTGATTAGCATAATTCAAAGCTTGTCGATCAGCTCCCCTAAACAACAACTGTCTGGCACAAGACTCCTGGTTATTAACAGCGCAAACATGCAATGGTGTATTGCCAGATGCGTTTCTCGCATTCATGTCCGCTCCATAGAACAGCAAGTGCTCCAGGTGATGCATCATCCCCGTCTTGCACGCCTGGTGCACCTCTTGCCATCCTTGCAAATCCTGCGCTCCTGTCGTTGCGTGAtcgtggagaagggtttcaGTGAATTGGGGATCGACATTGTGCGTGATGGTGAGATAGAGGGGAGTGAGGCCTTTGGCGTCTTTGTAGTTTGGGGATGCGCCTAGTTCTAGGAGCGTCTTCATAGCTTCGAGACTGTTGTGTTCGACGGAGCGGTGCATAGCAGTTGAGCCGTCTTTGGTGCGGTAGTCCAGAAGGGCGCCACCGTTTACCAAAGCAATTAGGActtttgatggttttttgaTGCCAGTTGCGAGCGTCAGGGGTGTTTCTGGTGGTGGAAGATCGAAAAGTTGAAAAGATATTGTCTTTCGGAAAAAATGCAGACACTCACCACCTGAGTCTTGGCAGTGAAAATTGGGATCGAGTCCTTTTGAGCACATTTTCGTGATTTTCTCCACTTGTCCGTTGTGGACGTAGTCGAGGAACCGTCGAAGGTTGGCGCGCGTGTGCAGACTTTTTAGCTGTTTCTCGTCGAGGGCCATCATCTTGTAGACGCGCCGTTTGTACTTTAACTAGAGGCGAAAAAATCAGGATAAAATTACCAATGATTGCTTGGCGCAGCACAAATACCTCGAGATAGCCCACAGGTCCGCTGAATGGATAATCGCCCAATCTCCGTTCTTCGTCCAGGAATTTTCCCGCCTTGCCGTTCTCCGGAGGGCAAAACAGTCCATAATTGAAGCTTTCTTTCAGTTCCTGCAACCACACCGAGCGAGTTAAAACCGCGCTCAGAGAGGCAAAGACATGCAAATGCAAAAGGTTAAGATGCATTAAACAGCGAAATTATTCGGGGACGGGCACCCAAAATGATcgtaactaatttttttgggaCAAGTCGGAAATTCTTcacaaatttttcgattttttattttctcagttACGGCAAtattattcgaaaaaattgaactATTTTGATATAATCCTACGTCAAATGaaccggggaatcgattgacgttgagaaaattgccgaatttccaatagttttgcagttacgatttttttttcttttacgtATTTGTCTGTACATAATCATCCGTTcaaattttagtcaatttttgTGCGACTGTCCTCTGAAAACTGCTaattattgctttattttttgtgaggAGGGTACTAGTTGAAAATTCATCGGAACAAGGTTTTAAACAACACAACGGGGCGGTGGACTGtgtcatttataattattgcCATTAAATTCAACCTTCAATAATTGGTTATTGCACGAACGCACGTCCGTGCTTTTTTACTCAACGCCTACACGATCTGGCGGGACGaagaatattaattattgcggTCTGTGCAATTAACTCGAGGAGGGATTCAACGATATTTCTTGGAATATTGAGGGGTTTCCCAGATACCtatcaaaaaattctttgtcctagttttattttattgccacCAGCATTTTCGTGACTATTGttgaaacaaattcaaattgttATCAGATTTTTTGCAGGCGCCAGGTATgtgataattgtttttttgagatAATGACTTAATCTAGATTAGTTGAGCTCAAGTAAATTTCAAATCAAAGAGGCAATAGTACAAGTTGTAGGCCAGCATGTAATTTAATTACGAAAAATGGGTACCATCATTCCACTTGATGACCTTGACCGGCTTTATACATTATTTTCCTCTTATTTTAGTAGTTCTACATAGAATTTATTATGCAGAAAATAAAGTTGTTTCGCATCAAAATCATGCAATAAACATCATGAAATTATTGCTAATGTGGCCACCACCGTCTTTTACAAGACACAACAACATAAAATCGATTATAAATGATGCTAAGAAAATCATGCACGTGGCGATTTTCACACAGTTTGGGAAAAATAAGGGATAACAATTAGTAAAAGGCATAAAACGAAAATAGCTGCATGTTGGATAATCCCATTGTTTCCTTATCTCAGACGGTTtatcgaaaatatttattgtcaatggaattttgtcaaaaaacataTCGATGATGTAATATGATGGTGTCATCTCATTCAGTCGAGGTATTATACCGGCAATGACTTTTAACATcaattgattgaaattaaaaaatgtgttgttAGGTAAACAGCCGGCATTAAAATTCTTGAACGTGTGCCTTAGTTCGCTATTTAATGTAATGTCCATCAATAAAACTCTAGGAGACTGAAAAATGTACTAAGAAAATGGCTAAATATATCTTCGTAGCTGTAAATAATTCCGTTAGAAATTCTCCATCGCTGTTTCTGCCCTATCTACAAgcaattatggaaaaaatcgTTACCATGTAAGGACAAGTCGGCTTGTTAATCAGTGTGCAAACATAAAGCCTTGCAGTTTGATCATGCAGTCATGcgttagtaataataattattagcaAAACAGCTAGTCCATTCAAAAATTACCTACCCGATACCAAGTGGCCACCTGGGAGCAGCGCCACCGGAaaaagaaaagttaaaaaaacagaacttgTAGTTTTTTCTAACAACTAAAAGTGTCAAAACCTACACAAAGTTACAGTTTACTTGTCAAGCAGTGCCTGTGTTTTTCGTGTGTGTGTGTCTCTCTCTGTGTGTACGTTgttgtttttcgaaaattattaCCTTGGGTAATGCGGCTAGACATTGCTGTTTGACGTCCCAAACGAGTTGGTCCCGAGGAAACTGGAGGCACTTCTGCACGTTGAGCTCCGGGACGTGGATCCTGACCAGGAGGTAGCCCTCCTCGGGGCCGCGCTCGCCCTCCTCCTCCATAGGCGCCCTAGCTGCTCACATCTGCGAAAAATACGTTCCTAAGCCAAAAATCTACGTAGATTTAATTCACTAAACTAGATTGGAACGCATTTATTTTACAtgtggtcaggtcaggtcaggtcagtttccaagctaatttttttaaaatctataCCAAAAATCACCTGTTTTTACACGTTTTTACGAAATTATCGCTGATGAATTCATCTCCATTTACGTTCATTAATTCTAaacgaaatgaaaaatttttttcgtaattcaATCCAGAGTCGTAAGCCGACTCGAATTGTTCCATATTCGAGATTAGAACGTAACGAAGGTTATCTACGTGGGATGTATATGGTTTAGAAAGTGGGAAATGGACGTAATAGACCATGGCGTTGTAACTGAAtcattgataaaaattttcgcaCAATAAAACCTGCTAAACAAAACAGCTTGCTGGACTAGTTTTCACGTAAAATATGCAGAACTAATCGAATAACTGAAACCTTATTAGCGTAATAGGTGTACGTAACTATTCCTAGTATTTT
The sequence above is a segment of the Tribolium castaneum strain GA2 chromosome 9, icTriCast1.1, whole genome shotgun sequence genome. Coding sequences within it:
- the Prosap gene encoding protein shank isoform X7, encoding MEEEGERGPEEGYLLVRIHVPELNVQKCLQFPRDQLVWDVKQQCLAALPKELKESFNYGLFCPPENGKAGKFLDEERRLGDYPFSGPVGYLELKYKRRVYKMMALDEKQLKSLHTRANLRRFLDYVHNGQVEKITKMCSKGLDPNFHCQDSGETPLTLATGIKKPSKVLIALVNGGALLDYRTKDGSTAMHRSVEHNSLEAMKTLLELGASPNYKDAKGLTPLYLTITHNVDPQFTETLLHDHATTGAQDLQGWQEVHQACKTGMMHHLEHLLFYGADMNARNASGNTPLHVCAVNNQESCARQLLFRGADRQALNYANQTPCQVAVIAGNMELAEIIQNYRQEDVDKSLGDTSDIISDSSGVGTANSDTTYLATPGTMVVCIEAYSTQEDGHINIREGDIIEVTGTTDDGLLEGTTRSGGNKSGLFPSHCVQEVRLRHHNIQAPMMVARDAKTTNGRVLGRRENTTKHFATAPRLKKSYGESEPRTVVLHRGRKGFGFILRGAKATSPLMELTPSDKCPALQYLDDVDPGGVADRAGLKKGDFLLEINNEDVSSASHEHVVDLIRKSGDLVQMTVMSLAPITTLPMSKSTILPGPSEVPLSRQYATLPRKMGQAPLPPRRDPKTTLSVGRARAKSMVAGLEIGEKEETEDIAKSSSAESISTPVQLRTASIRQRPTSNRITSAELEELFQRQKTDDKSKHLMSSSRFQDTPSSPAKTRVYASVAEMKRSKNKSKVRFSTLYSSGELHRDFHSTPDLAQEVAASHLSKNHRSQEDLARALPPPTHPPPPPPPIVQVVKVEVSRGQSDYDSLSKEIELEENVVSSFKPTANAKLYASPEDMKTVGYRSKSLPSHSSRPHVRKSHSMRTNYSTFKPTVVSSPSNPYAQPMRASRSHSSAGTRERRRKLSSSKSMVMVQGNAAPPIPEPDYSCSESERESEEELKEHIVGPRPVENSGNSNTSGSSSGSSSMPHSFSVEEIQKGKSLLKSSKSYPEDFLKKQNEVATMEDGDNSSSGVSSDQEVPTGGETIVQEHNSMTLPSPKTPRQHTGLLSRHAVSLAQLPPPLEGDSDEKDEFCLPPPPEFGGGGGGGGGGNNCAEAVLAPPPQFSDNRQVTRVRIVGTVPKGAPKKQGRLHSQ
- the Prosap gene encoding SH3 and multiple ankyrin repeat domains protein 3 isoform X4 is translated as MEEEGERGPEEGYLLVRIHVPELNVQKCLQFPRDQLVWDVKQQCLAALPKELKESFNYGLFCPPENGKAGKFLDEERRLGDYPFSGPVGYLELKYKRRVYKMMALDEKQLKSLHTRANLRRFLDYVHNGQVEKITKMCSKGLDPNFHCQDSGETPLTLATGIKKPSKVLIALVNGGALLDYRTKDGSTAMHRSVEHNSLEAMKTLLELGASPNYKDAKGLTPLYLTITHNVDPQFTETLLHDHATTGAQDLQGWQEVHQACKTGMMHHLEHLLFYGADMNARNASGNTPLHVCAVNNQESCARQLLFRGADRQALNYANQTPCQVAVIAGNMELAEIIQNYRQEDVVPYRGPPSYNPKRRSALGWLNRAPSMTTLALPPSPCPSDRSSAPFSSASSSLSDSSSAPPGHETDTASIVTDKSLGDTSDIISDSSGVGTANSDTTYLATPGTMVVCIEAYSTQEDGHINIREGDIIEVTGTTDDGLLEGTTRSGGNKSGLFPSHCVQEVRLRHHNIQAPMMVARDAKTTNGRVLGRRENTTKHFATAPRLKKSYGESEPRTVVLHRGRKGFGFILRGAKATSPLMELTPSDKCPALQYLDDVDPGGVADRAGLKKGDFLLEINNEDVSSASHEHVVDLIRKSGDLVQMTVMSLAPITTLPMSKSTILPGPSEVPLSRQYATLPRKMGQAPLPPRRDPKTTLSVGRARAKSMVAGLEIGEKEETEDIAKSSSAESISTPVQLRTASIRQRPTSNRITSAELEELFQRQKTDDKSKHLMSSSRFQDTPSSPAKTRVYASVAEMKRSKNKSKVRFSTLYSSGELHRDFHSTPDLAQEVAASHLSKNHRSQEDLARALPPPTHPPPPPPPIVQVVKVEVSRGQSDYDSLSKEIELEENVVSSFKPTANAKLYASPEDMKTVGYRSKSLPSHSSRPHVRKSHSMRTNYSTFKPTVVSSPSNPYAQPMRASRSHSSAGTRERRRKLSSSKSMVMVQGNAAPPIPEPDYSCSESERESEEELKEHIVGPRPVENSGNSNTSGSSSGSSSMPHSFSVEEIQKGKSLLKSSKSYPEDFLKKQNEVATMEDGDNSSSGVSSDQEVPTGGETIVQEHNSMTLPSPKTPRQHTGLLSRHAVSLAQLPPPLEGDSDEKDEFCLPPPPEFGGGGGGGGGGNNCAEAVLAPPPQFSDNRQVTRVRIVGTVPKGAPKKQGRLHSQ